A genomic stretch from Candidatus Nitrososphaera gargensis Ga9.2 includes:
- a CDS encoding MCP four helix bundle domain-containing protein — MKLVIKLFSVFLTIAVLIIIAGYLGYNQVTNSSAFSKVESDDMPALWALGDIEAAILRIELEPSEYIVKSDKEHSEELQEAKEEILAALEVYGNGGVKKRQARWHRKWKSSSRWAKKYSC, encoded by the coding sequence GTGAAATTAGTGATTAAACTGTTTTCCGTGTTTCTTACAATAGCCGTACTAATAATCATAGCTGGGTATCTGGGCTATAATCAAGTAACCAATTCATCGGCCTTTTCCAAGGTAGAAAGCGACGACATGCCTGCATTATGGGCTCTTGGTGATATCGAAGCTGCCATCCTCCGCATAGAGCTTGAGCCAAGTGAATACATAGTCAAGTCCGATAAAGAGCATTCTGAAGAGTTGCAGGAAGCAAAAGAAGAGATACTGGCCGCGCTCGAAGTATATGGAAATGGGGGCGTGAAGAAAAGGCAAGCGAGATGGCACAGGAAGTGGAAGAGCTCATCTCGATGGGCAAAGAAATATTCCTGCTAA
- a CDS encoding HAMP domain-containing protein, whose protein sequence is MAQEVEELISMGKEIFLLKDSGVSEQVLEQKFGQLDDPLDAFTEELNNEELLISQYAESSLMVVKDDIQLTLNVTAALASVVAEIATGTGIYNTYSISKPISKLRNAAREIGSGNFDVEIPATKSADEIGELSAQFRKMKEDLMHKEEMQTSLSA, encoded by the coding sequence ATGGCACAGGAAGTGGAAGAGCTCATCTCGATGGGCAAAGAAATATTCCTGCTAAAAGACAGCGGGGTTTCTGAGCAAGTTCTTGAGCAAAAATTCGGGCAGCTTGATGATCCCTTGGACGCATTCACAGAAGAGCTGAACAATGAAGAGCTGCTGATCTCTCAATATGCAGAGAGCTCGCTTATGGTAGTCAAGGACGACATACAGCTTACTCTCAATGTGACTGCCGCCCTTGCCTCGGTTGTTGCAGAGATAGCGACAGGCACAGGCATCTATAACACATACTCGATCTCAAAGCCAATCTCAAAACTTCGAAATGCCGCCCGCGAAATAGGCAGTGGCAACTTTGACGTTGAAATCCCTGCAACAAAAAGTGCAGATGAGATAGGTGAGCTGTCTGCGCAATTTAGAAAAATGAAAGAAGATCTGATGCACAAGGAAGAGATGCAAACGAGTTTATCAGCGTGA
- a CDS encoding sensor histidine kinase produces MGFADLALKGQVPADEALKVIVKEARRLQRLTNDILDVSRIDGGRISYMMEEIKLNDLVLNVINSARVNVGDRVSLKTAINTEKDLVIRGDRERLMQMLTNILGNAAKFTKEGAITVETGYSDRGKGDVVIKVSDTGGGIPGEVLPNLFGKFVTKNVGNENKQGTGLGLFISKAIVAAHKGSISAHNKDGASSQYRCLSMQASEHTSISLQNPLSFLS; encoded by the coding sequence TTGGGATTTGCCGACCTTGCTCTGAAAGGGCAGGTGCCGGCAGACGAAGCACTAAAAGTGATAGTAAAGGAAGCCAGGAGGCTCCAGCGGCTTACAAATGACATCTTGGATGTGAGCAGAATAGATGGAGGCAGGATAAGCTATATGATGGAGGAGATCAAGCTTAACGACCTCGTCCTGAATGTGATAAATTCGGCACGAGTCAATGTCGGCGACAGGGTGTCGCTCAAGACTGCCATAAATACTGAAAAGGATCTGGTCATCAGGGGTGACAGGGAGCGGCTCATGCAGATGCTGACCAACATACTTGGCAACGCCGCCAAGTTTACAAAAGAAGGCGCAATAACTGTGGAGACTGGCTACAGCGACCGCGGCAAAGGTGACGTAGTGATCAAGGTCAGCGATACCGGCGGAGGCATACCTGGGGAAGTCCTACCAAACCTCTTTGGCAAGTTCGTGACCAAGAATGTCGGCAACGAAAACAAGCAGGGCACCGGTCTTGGGTTATTCATAAGCAAGGCAATCGTCGCGGCTCACAAGGGAAGCATCTCTGCGCACAACAAAGACGGCGCCAGTTCACAATATCGCTGCCTGTCAATGCAAGCTAGCGAACATACTTCAATCTCTTTGCAAAATCCGTTATCTTTTCTTTCGTAA
- a CDS encoding response regulator gives MKILVAEDEQSIARMYKLALEGMKHEITVVNDGDACVGMYKANRQQAKNDRPFDVVLLDHRMPIRDGIEVAK, from the coding sequence TTGAAAATCCTCGTGGCAGAAGACGAGCAATCAATAGCCCGCATGTACAAACTAGCGCTTGAAGGTATGAAGCACGAAATCACGGTTGTCAACGATGGTGACGCCTGCGTCGGAATGTATAAGGCGAACAGACAGCAGGCAAAAAACGACAGGCCATTTGATGTTGTTTTGCTAGACCACAGGATGCCCATACGCGATGGAATAGAAGTGGCAAAATAG
- a CDS encoding NAD(P)-dependent oxidoreductase, whose product MIIGIPREVKDYENRVALTPRSVSSLVGSGSKVLVETQAGAKSGFSDDEYSSAGATVVGSQAELYGKADLIVKVKEIQVSKSEHERIRPEHTIFGFNHFESSRELTDAAVRSRATFISFEKVVDERGQTPLLMPMSRIAGTVSGIWAGFFHNYAFKHDKSIRLKTGADQVKSKFVEGFEHIVNVSIDNELKRMLSLHDKMAVIFGGGNVGEMAARVCSALGAKVTIVEKREARRKYLQELKLPKCSVAAVADRDILRGAYVIIGSTYDKEKADRVIDEKLLKEVSEMRKKIIIDVAVDQGGNFPYINPSGEYSPSSTGTILNPAQTDYFGNIFIRVPNIPSIVPRYASTTLSAIIAEYIKDIVNNVPRPELVRAISIKGGKVLDEAIIKAHNLKQ is encoded by the coding sequence ATGATAATTGGGATTCCAAGGGAGGTAAAGGACTATGAGAACAGGGTGGCCCTTACCCCTCGATCTGTCTCGTCGCTCGTAGGTTCTGGCAGCAAGGTCCTTGTCGAGACCCAAGCAGGAGCCAAGAGCGGCTTTTCTGATGATGAATATAGCTCTGCCGGCGCGACAGTCGTCGGCTCCCAGGCAGAGCTATACGGCAAGGCAGACCTAATTGTCAAGGTCAAGGAGATACAGGTGAGCAAGAGTGAGCACGAGCGGATCAGGCCAGAGCACACGATCTTTGGATTCAACCACTTTGAATCAAGCAGGGAGCTGACCGACGCGGCAGTAAGGTCGCGGGCCACCTTCATATCGTTTGAGAAGGTGGTTGATGAAAGAGGACAGACGCCGCTCCTGATGCCGATGAGCAGGATTGCCGGCACAGTGTCAGGCATCTGGGCAGGTTTTTTCCACAACTATGCCTTCAAGCACGATAAGTCAATAAGGCTAAAGACAGGCGCAGACCAGGTCAAGTCCAAGTTTGTTGAAGGGTTTGAGCACATCGTCAATGTCAGCATCGACAATGAGCTCAAGCGCATGCTGTCGCTGCATGATAAGATGGCGGTGATATTTGGCGGAGGAAACGTGGGCGAGATGGCAGCCAGGGTGTGCTCGGCGCTTGGAGCCAAGGTAACAATAGTCGAAAAACGCGAGGCGCGTAGGAAATACCTGCAGGAGCTCAAGCTGCCAAAGTGCTCAGTTGCTGCGGTCGCTGACAGGGACATTCTGCGTGGAGCGTACGTCATCATTGGCTCGACGTATGATAAGGAAAAGGCTGACAGGGTCATTGATGAAAAGCTACTAAAGGAAGTATCTGAAATGAGGAAAAAGATAATCATTGACGTCGCAGTCGACCAAGGTGGCAACTTTCCATATATCAATCCGTCTGGCGAGTATTCGCCTTCGAGTACCGGCACGATATTGAACCCGGCGCAAACTGATTATTTTGGCAACATCTTTATCCGCGTCCCGAACATCCCATCGATCGTCCCAAGATACGCGTCAACGACCTTGTCTGCGATAATAGCAGAATACATCAAGGACATTGTAAACAATGTTCCGCGGCCCGAGCTTGTAAGGGCTATCAGCATCAAGGGCGGCAAGGTCCTCGATGAAGCCATAATCAAGGCGCATAATCTGAAGCAGTAG
- a CDS encoding Rieske (2Fe-2S) protein, with amino-acid sequence MPENNNNFQYVSSVDEVSSGHSKAFSITGERGKIEIALFNLGQFYAISNICVHKGGPLSKGALEGDIVTCPWHGWKYFIKNGKSPHKGGDSISSYPCGFLEDGHV; translated from the coding sequence ATGCCCGAGAATAATAATAATTTTCAGTACGTCTCCAGCGTCGATGAAGTATCTTCAGGACACTCAAAGGCGTTTTCAATAACAGGCGAGCGCGGCAAGATTGAAATCGCGCTTTTCAATTTGGGGCAATTTTATGCGATATCAAACATCTGCGTCCACAAGGGCGGGCCGCTGAGCAAGGGCGCACTTGAAGGCGACATCGTGACATGCCCTTGGCATGGTTGGAAGTACTTCATTAAAAACGGCAAGTCACCCCACAAAGGCGGCGACAGTATCAGCTCATACCCCTGCGGGTTTCTGGAGGACGGACATGTGTGA
- a CDS encoding NAD(P)H-dependent oxidoreductase, which produces MAGSRVLPADARVRVLGISAANMNDDVAPWTSTSEAALEFALDYAKNKHNTDTIMLDLRQLNFRHCEGYYSKNAKACIFLCSISEMDEKDQMIEIYDRAIVWTDVVIVATLIRWESTSSLYYQMAQRMNCVQNQIVTHNTTI; this is translated from the coding sequence ATGGCCGGCTCGCGGGTTCTTCCGGCGGACGCAAGGGTGCGAGTGCTCGGCATATCTGCGGCCAACATGAACGATGATGTCGCGCCATGGACAAGCACCTCTGAAGCGGCTCTCGAATTTGCGCTGGACTATGCAAAGAACAAGCACAACACCGACACTATCATGCTCGACTTACGTCAGCTGAACTTTCGCCACTGCGAAGGCTATTACTCTAAAAATGCAAAGGCGTGCATATTCCTGTGCTCGATATCCGAGATGGACGAAAAAGATCAGATGATCGAAATCTATGACAGGGCCATAGTGTGGACAGACGTGGTCATTGTTGCAACTCTGATCAGGTGGGAAAGCACAAGCTCCCTCTACTACCAGATGGCGCAGCGCATGAATTGCGTACAGAACCAAATAGTAACACATAACACAACTATCTGA
- the uvrC gene encoding excinuclease ABC subunit UvrC: MVAATTILKEKRMPDEPGVYLMKDSDGKIIYIGKAKNLRKRVTSYFTKHDPDVGWKTSRLVNKIADIEFIVTDNEIEAFLLESNLIKRYRPVFNIELKDQQRYTYLKITDEPFPRLLVARRNRNGEFLGPKGKVYGPFVRGSSKFLTVGLLRKLFKIRICNRLPKTPCLQYFIKNCEAPCIANVTRGHYMMNVMALQDILEGKSSIDKFANNMEDEMKRASDLGDYERAKEIRDTLYRLNNLRVKQKMEKAVNRNPDEEYISIMRDNKKGIAHVMALRRTRGVISDRKKFEFDLVGDNSLSSFLVQYYSSVPVIPRFLYVNEDLDDRQVLERSLEKIAGHRVSIFNIRHVLAKEKRQLMDLISRNLSMYIERGYDPAVVELKNAIRLLSMPEVIDCFDVSNLGTSIAVGSCVRFANNKPAKSSYKKFRIRTVAGQNDFAMIGELVRRRYHSAGDDEKLPDLIVIDGGHGQLGAAVASLRSLGIHDVPCIGLAKENEEIYMPGLQEPIVLPKSNAGLKMLQHARDEAHRFGLAYNVNLRKLRH, encoded by the coding sequence ATGGTGGCCGCAACAACAATCCTGAAAGAAAAGCGCATGCCCGACGAGCCGGGCGTGTACCTGATGAAGGACAGCGATGGCAAGATAATCTACATCGGCAAGGCAAAGAACCTGAGAAAGCGTGTCACTTCGTACTTCACAAAGCACGACCCGGACGTCGGATGGAAGACCAGCAGGCTTGTGAACAAGATAGCAGACATTGAATTTATCGTCACAGACAACGAGATAGAGGCGTTCTTGCTAGAGTCGAACCTGATCAAGCGCTACCGCCCCGTATTCAACATCGAGCTCAAGGACCAGCAGCGCTATACCTACCTAAAGATAACCGACGAACCATTCCCGCGCCTGCTGGTCGCGCGGCGCAATAGAAACGGCGAGTTCCTCGGTCCAAAGGGCAAGGTCTACGGCCCGTTTGTGCGCGGGAGCTCCAAGTTCCTGACCGTCGGGCTTTTGCGGAAATTATTCAAGATAAGGATATGCAACAGGCTGCCCAAGACGCCCTGCCTCCAGTACTTTATCAAGAATTGCGAAGCGCCATGCATAGCCAATGTGACGCGCGGGCACTACATGATGAATGTCATGGCATTGCAAGATATCTTGGAGGGCAAGAGCAGCATCGACAAGTTTGCAAACAATATGGAGGATGAAATGAAGCGCGCGTCAGACCTAGGGGACTATGAAAGAGCCAAGGAGATCCGCGATACGCTGTACAGGTTGAACAACCTCCGCGTCAAGCAAAAGATGGAAAAGGCTGTGAATAGGAACCCCGACGAAGAATACATCAGCATAATGAGGGATAACAAGAAGGGGATAGCCCATGTGATGGCGCTCCGACGGACCCGCGGCGTCATCAGCGATAGGAAAAAGTTCGAGTTCGATCTCGTCGGGGATAACTCGCTTTCATCATTCCTTGTCCAGTACTATTCCTCTGTGCCGGTGATTCCAAGGTTCTTATACGTCAACGAAGACCTAGATGACAGGCAGGTGCTAGAGAGGTCGCTTGAAAAGATTGCAGGGCACAGGGTGAGCATCTTTAACATCAGGCATGTCTTGGCAAAGGAAAAGCGCCAGCTCATGGATCTAATCTCCCGGAACCTATCGATGTACATCGAGAGAGGCTATGACCCGGCTGTGGTGGAGCTGAAAAACGCCATCAGGCTTCTTTCCATGCCAGAGGTCATTGACTGCTTTGACGTTTCAAATCTTGGGACTTCGATTGCGGTCGGGTCATGCGTCAGGTTTGCCAACAACAAGCCGGCCAAGTCATCATACAAGAAATTCAGGATCAGGACGGTTGCAGGCCAGAACGACTTTGCCATGATAGGCGAGCTTGTGCGGAGGAGATACCACTCTGCTGGTGATGATGAAAAGCTGCCAGACCTGATAGTCATAGACGGCGGCCACGGCCAGCTCGGCGCAGCTGTCGCTTCGCTTCGAAGCCTTGGGATACATGATGTCCCATGTATAGGTCTTGCAAAGGAGAATGAAGAGATCTATATGCCCGGCTTGCAGGAGCCTATCGTGCTGCCAAAGAGCAACGCAGGTCTCAAGATGCTCCAACACGCAAGAGACGAGGCCCACAGGTTCGGTCTTGCATACAACGTAAATCTACGCAAGTTGCGGCACTAG
- the uvrA gene encoding excinuclease ABC subunit UvrA, which translates to MHDKIIIRGARQHNLKNINVEIPKNKLVVITGLSGSGKSTLAFDTIYAEGQRRYVESLSAYARQFLELMDKPDVDSIDGLSPAISIQQKTTSKNPRSTVGTVTEIYDYLRLLFARIGIPHCPKCGRKIASQSADSITESVMKIGDGKSVMILGPVVQAKKGTYEKLFDQLKQDGFSRIRLDGEITNLDEDDEEKPQYPRLDKQKKHTIEVIVDRLKPSVEEKSRLFDSIQSALKVGNGVVVVSIDSKDAMYSQRNACPHCGISLGDLEPRTFSFNSPFGACKDCNGLGIKIEFDPDLIIPDKTKSILDGAIKPWTGHFATFRSAMLRDVGRKFGFDLATPISKMKPDQLKVILYGTDQSIHYKYESRYSESRWEYRGTFEGVIPNLERIYRETESESKREDLMQFMRERPCERCNGRRLRDEALAVKIQGKSIMEVCDLSIDECYKFFQNLALSETERYIARTILKEIISRLEFLRNVGLNYLTLNRMTATLSGGESQRIRLATQIGSNLTGVLYVLDEPTIGLHQRDNARLIDTLKKLRDLDNTLVVVEHDEEVIRSSDWIIDIGPGAGIHGGAIVASGQLQDIMKNPDSITGAFLRGDRLVAHQHERRKSSKWLTVHGARENNLKSIDVRFPLGCMTVVTGVSGSGKSTLVNDILFRALAEHFYDAKYRPGKHDKISGLEHVDKVIGIDQSPIGRTPRSNAATYVNAFTPVRELFAKTSQAREMGYKAGRFSFNVSEGRCEACEGGGVKKIEMQFLPDVYVTCDECKGRRYNSETLLIKYKGKTISDVLDMTVEEASEFFSNIPAITKKLQTLNDVGLGYLRLGQPATTLSGGEAQRIKLAAELSRRDTGKTVYILDEPTTGLHFADVSKLLNVLKRLVDLGNTIIIIEHNLDVIASADWIVDLGPEGGEAGGRIVAEGTPEQISENQDSYTGKYLKPKLAVDQKILQRTKQ; encoded by the coding sequence ATGCACGACAAGATAATCATCAGAGGGGCACGACAGCACAACCTGAAGAACATCAATGTCGAGATACCAAAGAATAAGCTCGTCGTGATCACAGGGCTGTCGGGCTCGGGCAAATCAACCCTTGCGTTTGACACTATTTACGCGGAAGGCCAGCGACGCTACGTTGAATCGCTGTCTGCTTATGCAAGGCAATTCCTGGAGCTGATGGACAAGCCCGACGTCGACTCGATAGACGGTCTGTCTCCAGCAATATCGATACAGCAAAAGACTACCAGCAAGAACCCCCGGTCGACCGTCGGTACTGTCACCGAAATTTACGACTACCTGCGCCTGTTGTTTGCAAGGATAGGCATCCCACACTGCCCCAAATGCGGCAGAAAGATTGCAAGCCAGTCGGCCGACTCGATCACGGAATCTGTGATGAAAATTGGCGACGGCAAGAGCGTTATGATTCTGGGCCCAGTCGTTCAGGCAAAAAAGGGGACATATGAGAAGCTGTTCGACCAGCTAAAGCAGGACGGCTTTTCCAGAATCAGACTTGATGGCGAAATAACAAACCTTGACGAGGATGACGAAGAAAAGCCGCAATATCCAAGGCTTGACAAACAGAAAAAACATACCATCGAGGTCATTGTCGATAGGCTCAAGCCGTCAGTAGAGGAAAAGAGTCGGCTTTTCGACTCGATCCAGTCTGCGCTAAAGGTAGGCAACGGGGTGGTTGTCGTTTCGATAGACAGCAAGGATGCGATGTATTCGCAGCGAAACGCCTGCCCCCACTGTGGCATATCGCTTGGCGACCTTGAACCCCGCACCTTCTCATTCAACTCGCCCTTTGGAGCCTGCAAAGATTGCAATGGCCTTGGGATCAAGATCGAGTTTGACCCTGACCTGATAATCCCGGATAAAACAAAGAGCATACTCGATGGCGCGATAAAGCCATGGACAGGCCACTTTGCAACGTTCAGATCCGCCATGCTGCGCGATGTCGGCAGAAAATTCGGCTTTGACCTTGCAACCCCGATATCCAAGATGAAACCTGATCAATTGAAGGTGATACTGTACGGCACCGACCAGAGCATCCACTACAAGTACGAGTCGCGCTACTCGGAGAGCCGCTGGGAATACAGAGGGACTTTTGAGGGCGTGATTCCAAACTTGGAGCGCATCTACCGCGAGACAGAATCAGAGTCAAAGCGCGAAGACCTGATGCAATTCATGCGGGAGCGCCCATGTGAACGGTGTAACGGCAGGCGCCTGCGTGACGAGGCTCTGGCTGTAAAGATACAGGGCAAGTCGATAATGGAGGTGTGCGACCTATCTATTGACGAGTGTTACAAGTTCTTCCAGAATCTGGCACTGTCAGAGACAGAGCGCTACATCGCAAGGACAATACTCAAAGAGATCATTTCAAGGCTTGAGTTCCTGCGAAACGTCGGGCTTAACTACCTTACGCTCAATAGAATGACCGCCACGCTTTCTGGCGGCGAGTCGCAGAGGATCAGGCTTGCCACCCAGATCGGTTCGAACCTGACAGGAGTGCTCTATGTTCTTGACGAGCCCACGATTGGCCTGCATCAGCGGGACAACGCGCGATTGATAGACACTTTGAAAAAGTTGCGCGACCTTGATAACACACTTGTAGTCGTCGAGCACGACGAAGAGGTGATACGCAGTTCTGACTGGATAATAGATATCGGCCCGGGTGCCGGAATCCACGGAGGCGCGATCGTTGCAAGTGGCCAGCTGCAGGACATCATGAAGAACCCTGATTCGATCACTGGTGCTTTTCTTAGAGGCGACAGGCTGGTTGCACACCAGCACGAGCGGCGCAAATCAAGCAAGTGGCTGACTGTGCATGGCGCCAGGGAAAATAACCTAAAATCAATTGATGTCCGCTTTCCGCTTGGCTGCATGACAGTCGTTACAGGCGTTTCTGGCTCGGGCAAGTCTACGCTTGTAAATGACATACTATTCCGGGCGCTCGCAGAGCACTTTTACGATGCAAAGTACAGGCCGGGCAAGCACGACAAGATATCTGGTCTAGAGCATGTTGACAAGGTGATAGGGATAGACCAGTCGCCTATAGGCAGGACGCCGAGGTCAAACGCCGCCACCTATGTCAACGCCTTTACTCCCGTACGGGAGCTCTTTGCCAAGACCTCGCAGGCAAGAGAGATGGGATATAAGGCCGGCAGGTTCTCGTTCAACGTCTCTGAGGGGAGGTGCGAAGCCTGCGAGGGCGGAGGGGTCAAAAAGATAGAAATGCAGTTCCTGCCGGACGTCTACGTGACATGTGACGAATGCAAGGGTAGGCGCTACAACTCGGAAACGCTTTTGATCAAGTACAAGGGCAAGACTATCTCAGACGTGCTTGACATGACAGTCGAGGAAGCGTCAGAGTTCTTCTCCAACATCCCTGCGATTACGAAAAAGCTGCAGACGCTAAACGACGTGGGACTTGGGTATCTGAGGCTCGGCCAGCCTGCGACTACGCTGTCTGGCGGCGAAGCACAGAGGATCAAGCTTGCGGCAGAACTGTCGCGCCGGGACACCGGCAAGACCGTCTACATCCTAGATGAGCCGACCACAGGTCTCCACTTTGCGGACGTGAGCAAGCTTCTGAACGTGCTCAAGAGGCTAGTGGATCTTGGTAATACGATAATCATCATCGAGCACAACCTTGATGTCATTGCCTCGGCTGACTGGATAGTCGACTTAGGGCCCGAAGGCGGTGAGGCTGGCGGGCGCATTGTTGCCGAAGGGACGCCTGAGCAGATAAGCGAAAACCAAGACAGCTATACCGGCAAGTACCTAAAGCCAAAGCTGGCAGTGGACCAGAAGATTTTGCAGAGGACAAAGCAGTGA
- the uvrB gene encoding excinuclease ABC subunit UvrB, whose product MLTSSRSFALAKDAFPPSGDQPEAIEQLVRGVQKGGRQTLLGVTGSGKTYTIANVIARTNKNTLVISHNKTLAAQLYAEFKEFFPENNVGYFVSFYDYYQPESYIPQTDTYIEKDTEVNEKIEKMRLEATAMLMSGEPTIIVSTVSCIYSLGSPKEWEKSAITLTKGMEIDRKILIHNLIEARYERNDMSLMPGNFRAKGDTIDIIPGYSDDIIRVSVFGDEIERISIHDHVSMKKLRDVNAVKIFPAKHYITDDDSRNSALESIKRELENWLPNLPSELERQRLAQRTKYDLEMIEELGYCSGIENYSRHLDGRAPGQPPFCLLDFFGDDFLLVIDESHVTLPQLHGMYNGDHTRKKMLIDYGFRLPSSYDNRPLKFEEFEKYLRNVIFVSATPGPYELKSSWQVAEQLVRPTGLVDPKVEIRPTKNQMEDLIKEIKNRAKKNQRTLVTTLTKRMAEDLAEFLAKNEVRVRYLHSEIEGLERTQLIRQLRLGEFDALVGINLLREGLDIPEVSLVAILDADKEGFLRNTTSLIQTFGRAARNLDGAVIMYSDHSTESMKQAIEETERRRKKQLEYNKKHKIKPRTIVKPIPESTKEIGDMSVETKSMTRQDLVKLAVETEATMKRFAEELDFEKAIMFREKLSKIRKALGEPALAEVS is encoded by the coding sequence TTGCTAACAAGTTCTAGAAGCTTTGCTCTGGCAAAGGATGCCTTCCCGCCAAGCGGTGACCAGCCTGAAGCAATAGAGCAGCTGGTCAGGGGCGTGCAAAAGGGCGGGCGCCAGACGCTCCTTGGCGTGACTGGGAGCGGCAAGACATACACAATTGCAAACGTCATTGCAAGGACAAACAAGAACACGCTGGTGATCTCGCACAACAAGACCCTTGCAGCTCAGCTGTATGCTGAGTTCAAAGAGTTCTTTCCAGAAAACAACGTCGGCTACTTTGTAAGCTTCTATGATTATTACCAGCCTGAAAGCTATATCCCCCAGACAGATACGTATATCGAAAAGGACACCGAAGTGAATGAAAAGATAGAAAAGATGAGGCTTGAAGCCACCGCGATGCTCATGTCCGGCGAGCCCACAATAATCGTGTCAACCGTTTCTTGCATCTATTCTCTTGGTTCGCCCAAAGAGTGGGAGAAGAGCGCCATCACGCTGACAAAGGGTATGGAAATCGACCGCAAGATACTCATACACAATCTGATCGAGGCGCGCTATGAGCGAAATGACATGTCGCTTATGCCGGGCAACTTTCGGGCAAAGGGAGACACAATTGACATCATCCCTGGCTATTCTGACGACATTATCCGCGTATCCGTATTTGGCGACGAGATCGAGCGGATAAGCATACATGACCATGTAAGCATGAAAAAGCTGCGTGATGTAAACGCAGTCAAGATATTTCCGGCAAAGCACTATATCACTGACGACGACTCGCGCAACAGCGCACTTGAATCGATAAAGCGCGAGCTTGAAAACTGGCTACCAAACCTGCCTTCCGAGCTGGAGCGGCAGAGGCTTGCGCAGCGCACAAAATACGATCTGGAAATGATAGAAGAGCTTGGTTATTGCTCTGGCATTGAAAACTATTCCCGCCACCTTGACGGCAGAGCGCCGGGCCAGCCGCCTTTTTGCCTCCTTGACTTTTTCGGTGACGATTTCCTGCTTGTCATTGATGAGTCGCACGTCACGCTGCCGCAATTGCATGGCATGTATAATGGCGACCACACCCGCAAAAAGATGCTTATTGACTATGGGTTCCGTCTGCCAAGCTCCTATGACAATCGGCCGCTCAAGTTCGAGGAGTTTGAGAAATATCTCAGAAACGTGATTTTCGTATCGGCTACGCCTGGGCCATATGAGTTAAAGTCAAGCTGGCAGGTCGCCGAGCAGCTAGTCAGGCCCACAGGCCTTGTCGACCCTAAAGTAGAGATCCGGCCCACAAAGAACCAGATGGAAGACCTGATAAAGGAGATAAAGAACAGAGCCAAGAAAAACCAGCGCACGCTTGTAACGACGCTGACAAAAAGGATGGCAGAGGACTTGGCAGAGTTTCTGGCCAAGAATGAAGTGCGGGTGCGCTACCTGCATTCTGAGATTGAAGGTCTTGAGCGTACCCAGCTTATCAGACAGCTGCGACTGGGCGAGTTTGACGCGCTTGTCGGCATCAACCTTCTTAGGGAAGGTCTCGACATTCCGGAGGTTTCGCTTGTTGCAATTCTGGACGCAGACAAGGAGGGTTTCTTACGCAACACCACGAGCCTCATCCAGACATTTGGCAGGGCTGCCCGCAACCTAGACGGCGCGGTGATAATGTATTCCGATCATTCTACAGAATCGATGAAGCAGGCAATAGAGGAAACAGAGCGCAGGCGCAAAAAGCAGCTAGAATACAATAAAAAGCACAAGATAAAACCAAGGACGATCGTCAAGCCGATACCTGAAAGCACAAAAGAGATTGGCGATATGAGTGTAGAGACAAAGTCCATGACAAGGCAGGATTTGGTCAAGCTTGCTGTTGAAACCGAAGCCACGATGAAGAGGTTTGCCGAAGAGCTAGACTTTGAAAAGGCGATAATGTTCCGGGAGAAGTTGAGCAAGATAAGAAAGGCGCTTGGAGAGCCGGCTTTGGCGGAGGTGTCCTGA